The DNA region gactgtcaaatgaataataaactcacgacttctatttacataaactcttaatcctgagagaataataaacttaatcatgcaatgtaggttgctttgatatatcaagagtgagatctaaagttacagtcaaaatctcagtatgttgggcaaccacatttagtgttaatgaaacatatattctcaagatggaattcatagtttcttatcggagatataaaatattcccttgagataagtttaatgggttcagttattcagagagttaggcctaaccactttggtaagaagttactaaattatatatttatgaaattggatttcataaatatataatgaataactttaaaggattaaacgggtactcaaggataagatgtagtaatttacaaaagtggcagtctatattcatgattttgtattattacgaatattttatgaatgggttacatgtataataaaatcttgggatataatttataaataaggcctaaaatgcaattatatttatatagtggtattaaatataattaatggtaactttggattagtcaagagttgacagaaaagcccaaggcccattggagctagtgtcttattggtcccttttggtcccactccaagccacacactaaagcttaattggaaaggcccaaaaggccagctcaattagataatcagttatatacaaagggagaaacatatagaattttctaTAAAGAGAACATTAAGAACACTATTGTAAAGTTGTAtaaagaagtgttagacactttgacattgacactttgacattctccttttggaactgattgagagaccacatatcttggtgtaaagtggaattggagtgaagattaaaagtgttcctgagtacttcaatctttggttttgaatttcaccgcaccaaggtgcTATCTCTTATTctaaaattctgaaatttacatagcacatattatcaattgcgaatgaagtagatccgttaatttttccctgcgtatatgcatatttccttcagttatatgtaaaaataaataaaattgtggatagtTCAATAACTTCGGATGGAGGAAACACCACGCTTCCTACCTAAGGAAGTAAGTTCTAACAATCTAATGTACTACAATaccattaataaaatttatatgtttttttattatttttttaaaaggactgaatttattattattatctatatctatatggaaaattattaggtactcccggagtaccataaatgcgtactctcccctctcacatgaatggtgggtcccaccatgaatttaattagtgggacccaccatttatgtgagaggagagagtacgcatttatgatatTCCAGaagtacataataattttcacatctatataatatctaaaagtttAAGTATGGATTTATTGCTACTACGCTCCTGTTGAGCCACACATCAGTGCAGCGTTTTAATTCATTTCGGTCTCATTCTGTCCATTTTAGTCTATATGATTCATTTAAGTCCATTTCAATCCTTTCGGTCCATACAATCCATTTTAGCCCACTTCGATCAACTTCTATTCATTTCAATCCACTTTAATGATGCTTTGGGAGGAGAGGTTTGTGTAAGAAGAGGAGCTGCTTTGTTGACAATTATATCACATTCTTAGCAAAATGTTAGTAAATTCttgataaaattacattttttatgttattaaagccttgtattttttttctaatataagtgataaattttacttatatttgcttcttctttagGTTATTCAAAATGTATAATGGATAAACCGTTTGTAATGAGCATTAAAAATAGATTCCAACCACAcattatattatttacaaatattttaccttatataataattaaatgtaaaatgcattatatttctttaaaaaaaaaaacttacaaaatttaaaatacttactaataacaaatataatagcttcatttagaaaatataatatattgtatcacctatactttgttaaaaataatcacatcattttaaaaataatttatggccAGAACTTATAAATCtcatctattatttttttttttcacttaataaaaaaaaaaggtcaaattTTTCCACATGCAATGCACGAATATGCAACTTGTCATTATTAAAGTTTGTAGCATGTGTGAACACCCATCACTTCAGCTAAATTATTAATTCACATTTTACAGTTGTTTAGGAAACAAAGATGGTTTTCCTAGTCAAAAGTTTACAATAATGAGTAAAAATTGGACAAAGTATTTTGTCACAAAGTGCCAATACTTAAAAGTACAACATAATctcatcccctctctctctctctctctctctatatatatatatgtgtgtgtgtgtgtcccCAAACCAAGTCCAAAACTCTTGCAATAAGGTGTCACTGAGATTGGAAGACAAATGATTCTAGTTTAGAAATATGACTAACCAAGCTGTCCAAGTTTTGGAGTGAAGAACCACCTTATTGCTGGCAAAATTTTGCCTTGTCCTTCAACTTAGAAATTCTGTCTCTAATCTCCTCCCCTTCTTTCTCCACCATCAATCTTCTAATGCACCTCTCTATGTCCAATCTATCCGATCCATTCTCTAGCTACAGACCAACCTTCCAAACTTGGCTAACATACTTGGCATTTACCTTTTGGTCAGTGAAACAAGGCATACAAATCATAGGGACCCCCTCACATATACTCTCCAATGTTGAATTCCAACCATTGTGAGTCCAAAATGCACCTACAGCTGGGTGGGCCAGCACTTCCAGCTGAGGAGCCCATTTTATAATATGAGCCCTTCCATTCAATGTCTCAAGGAATCCACTTGGCAATGGTTCGAGCCATTCCAAGCCACGGACTAATCCAGGTTGAACCACCCATAAGAAAGGCTGATTGCTATTGGCTAGCCCCCAAGCAATCTCCAAAAATTGGGCTTCACTTAAGGCCGCTAAGCTCCCAAAGCTTGCATAGATTACAAATTCAAGAGCTTGTTTGTCTAGCCAGGAAATGGAACTTTCGTCTTGAGCTAATAAGCTACTTGAAGAAGAGGTTAGATAGTATTTGTGAAATGGGCCCATTGGGAAGATTGGATTGGGAAATTCTTGGCGTAATGTGTCAAGTTCAGACTACTCAAGCTCTTCAAAAGGAGTTCCAAATGATTCCTGAAAAGACCATTGACCATGACAGCTATAATTTCATAATATGAATCAGGGTCCACATTGTCCATCACTAGGAGGTCTTTGACTTTTAGATGTGGAAGCTCTGCCACTGGCTCTTCTAATTGAGAATCTGATAACAAAAAAAGTGGCATATGCAGTAGAGATTTAGAGTAATGctaatacaacattttttacaacttATTTGACAAGTTATTGATCCTCAAATCAACCCATTAATGAAACTAATTTATTGTTTACTACTCTTAACTTGCCGGAAGCAATGGTAAAATGGTGATTAGTTGAAAAAATTATCGTATAAGACAATCTCATAGAGCATCCTCTCACAATATGTGAGTTTTATAACTATGCGGAGTGAGTCCACCAAATGTAAAAGAGAGGCACTCCGTGATGCATCTCATGAGATACTTTCTTAATCCATTGAGATCACTCATTAAGTGATACTTACCTAGCAGCTCTCTTTTATAATTGAACCATGTCCTTTTCAATCTTGAGCTAAGAAAAATCCGTGAAAATTTGTGCTATAAGTATAACctctcaatcaatttcatttagcaaaaaaaaataccgTCTTCAGTGTGAATGAACAATTTTGCATTCAATAACATTTTGTCAATAccttaaattatttaaattttcaaacatcCATCAGTCTTAACAATTGCAATCTAAGCTAATTTGAATTTGACGTCATTCTCTTATGTTAAAGGATAATATCGCTACCACCAAAATTTTGGTTGCCTCACAATTTATGTGCTAATGATGAAAGATATGCTTCGAGTCAGCATTGAGGTTATTACTTTCGGgttaaaatatactttttattcattctcaaaaaaaaaaaatactttttaattttatacctaaaatatattataatttctcTTTTAGTCGTTAAAATTGTAAGTGTTCTATTTCTATCCtggaattttaaaaatgttttaattttcatCCATCCATCCGCTTTTATTAAGCttatagagacaaaaataaaactagGATTAAATtctagagacaaaaatagaacCACAAAAATATCGTTTTTGttcctaaaatatatttttagtgctttttattattatttagagtatttattatgTGAAACACAtcaacaaaatgtttaattaAAGTACAAAATGATAAGTGGGGgacattttaagtttttatagagaaaatataattttttaatttctaaaaacaAGAATGGAGATCCATTATATTTCAAGgatttaaattatattgtttctccttttttaccttatttttattagtaataacaatataagCACACTCTCTCTAAGAAATGAAAGTATCATTTGGATCCAGTTAACAGATATCCAGTTTTGATtctattttcatgaaaaaaaagaaaaaattatcagaaaatttgtccttttttttgggacttaacccataaaaaaattcataaaactaACAAATCAGCCGGTAACAAATAACAACTGAGCAACCAAAAGCGATTCCTCTAAGACGGTGTTATTGACCACACTAGCCAATGGATCATGTTCAGACTAGCATTGGATTGGATCCATCTAGACCTCAATCCTAGTTTTCCTCTGTATCATACACATAAATGAAAAGGAACAACATACCTTGTATGGGGAGGTAACCCCTTTCCCTTAGCAGTGGAAATGcagcaaaaacaataaaagaggAAAGACCACCAGTCCTCAAAACAACCCTCGGGAGCTTAAGACTGTCAGCAACAGCTTGCGTGAAGTAAAAGAAGGCATCTGAGATTAAACAAGAAATAGGTTCCTCTGAGGCATCAGACAAGAGCTTAACCATGCAATCCCGGAAAGGCTCTACACATTTGGTGTTGAGGAGTTTAGCAATAAATACAACATCTTTTGAAGAGGCTTCAGATTCCAAGATGCCATCTGGGATGGAGTGGAATGTAAAGTTGGGAAAGTTTGAAGGGTTGAGAGAGTTGAAGTTTGTGCATATTATGGTGATGGAGAAGCCTTTGGAGTGAAGAATAGTTGCAAGTAGTAGCATAGGGTTTATATGGCCTTGGAATGGTAATGGAAAGAGTACCAATCTGCGGCCCTTCCTTTGCTCCATTTGGGTGTCTATTGGGTTCTCCATATGATTGTTGCTTCTATGTTGTTGAAGACTTGTCAAGGATTCAAGATAGACTGCCTTCAACGCCCACTTGCCCACTTGCCTGGTGGACCCGAAATATAATTCTATAATCTATTTAAAAGGAGCAAAGGTAATGCGATGTTCTCTCAGCGTCGGAACTTGTACATATTTGTCCACATTGGACATGTGATTTAAGAATAGAATATGTCGTAAGAATCATGAATAGAAAGGATAAGGAAAATTTGGTagcattgtttgtattttttaaaaatatgtgtgggtaaaaaatatgtaaaaatatatgtaaagttgtttaaatatcaaaaaatgttatttaaacaatagtaACAAAtgaattctaaatttatattgtacaggacactataaatttattgtcttAATTCATGAATCCTTTGACATATTTTGTCACCATTAAATGAAGTCTAATATATTGGATGCATTGGATCTAAAGTAAGTCTCAATAAAATAgcatgatttattaaaaaatagtcaTGTTAATGAATGTTATTaaagcaattgttaataaaccaaaataaaaaagttttaatatcacttttatggaaaatataaaaagttatcaacaccttttattaatttatcattccctcaataaaatgtttttaaaaataactctTAAATCAATGTGCATTAGTTAACAGTTCTCATTGAAAAATATTGACAATTTAATACTAGAAATAGTAacccaaatttctttttttaactgcTTGCTTTCAAAATATATGTCTTGGATGGGCCTTTCTAATTTGCTTATTTTAGACTTGCCAAAGCACtcttagtttcttaaaaaaattaataataataataataataataataataataataataaaaatgatagttTTATTGAGACATTTCAGAAGTTACATAAGAAATCACAATATTGGGGCATTCcatcattcataaaaataaaaaaaaaaataaaaaccccaaCAGAGGAATAGCATAAAATACCAACACTAGTGCCCTTGTCTCTTTTTTAGAACCAAACCAGCAAACTCACTTATGAGGGAGAAAAGAACATTATGTTTAGTATTAGGGTAAGTTAGAAAATCTTGGATTTAGATTTAGACTATTAATAAATTATGCTAatgttctttattatcaaacttcAAAGTGTTTGCCTGTCCCTTTCTTCTTGAATGTGTTGATTTCAATAATAAAACTTTACTCTTGTTATACAGGTTAAAAATCACTAGAAGTTAACATTACAAgtcaaacaatgaaaaaaaaaaagctagacATATTTGTTTTTGCTAGAAATGGACGTATTACGTTTTAACTTACCAAGGAATTGGATAATATTTATCTTATTCCGAAGTAAAATAGGATCAAGCTTAGAGTTGTGAAGAGTGAAAAAGCCCAAAGAGCAAATTTCTCATGGGGTCAAATTTGCTTCACCTCTTCCTAGTGCTTGAGATGGGTTTGAGTAATTTTTAAGTACTCTCCAAAATTTGGTGATATGATACTCTCTTCTCTCGCATTCATAATAAAATCCACCATAAACAGAAGAGAAAGGAGCACAACATCTCACTATACTCCAAAAATATCTAATgatgtaaaatatatatttaaattgacATTGGGCATCTCCACAAGGATAAATAACAGAAGTTAAATCCCCAATGTCATCACAAAGTTCCTAGATGGCCAATTCAAGGGCGAACTTTATATTAAGTAATTTACGCCCAAAATATGGCATGCTTAGGATTTAGACCCAATTCTACCAAAGAAAAAGGGATTttaactttgaagtttgaaacaAAAGTCAGAAAGCTGTAGCATGGATTAATTTTCAGGTCATGCATGGGCTGGCCAGATACGATTGCAAGCAATTCTATTGAGGGAACCTTTGGTTTTGCAAAAATAGGCCAGCTATTCCAAGGAGCATTTGCAACCATTGGTCTAACTATTCATTTACCTTATTACTCTACCCCTAGTTTTCGGGTTAGATTGAAACATCAAAGTTTTCctattaaaactttaaatttatttcatctCAAGGAAGAGAATAATTTTTGTGCCAAtgcttaaaacttaaaagtacATAATAAGATAACGATTGAAATTCTTGTAGACCTTCAAATGCCCCAAACCAAATAAGTCCAAAGCCGACTGGTGTCATTGAGATTGGAAGATAAATGATTCTAGTTTAGATATATGACTAACCAAGCTGTCCACGTTTTGGAGTGAACAACCACCTTGTTGCAAGGAAAATTTTGCCTTTTCCTTCAACTTTGAAATTCTGTCTCTAATCTCCTCGCCTTCTTTCTCCACCATTAATCTTTTAATGTACCTCTCTATCTCCAATCTGTCCAGTCCATTATCTAGCTGCAGACCAACCTTCCAAACTTGGCTAACATACTTGGCATTTACCTTTTGGTCAGTGAAACAAGGCATACAAATCATTGGGACCCCCTCACATATACTCTCCAATGTTGAATTCCAGCCATTATGAGTCCAAAATGCACCCACAGCTGGGTGGGCCAGCACTTCCAACTGAGGAGCCCATTTTATAATATGAGCCCTTCCATTCAACGTCTCAAGGAACCCACTGGGCAATGACTCGAGCCATTCCGAGCCACGAACTAATCCAGGTCGAACCACCCACAAGAAGGGCTGATTGCTATTGGCTAGCCCCCAAGCAATCTCCAAAAATTGGGCTTCACTTAAGGCCGCTAAGCTCCCAAAGCTTGCATAGATTACGGATTTAGAAGCTTGTTTGTCTAGCCAAGCAATGGAACTTTGGTCTTGGGCTAATAAGCTACTTGAAGAAGAGGTTAGAAAGTATTTGTGAAATGGGCCTATTGGGAAGATTGGAATGGGAAATTCTTGGCGTAACGTGTCAAGTTCAGACAACTCGAGTTCTTCAAAGGAGTTTAAGATGATTCCCGAAGAGGCCTTGCTTTCATTGACCATGCAAGCTACAATTTCATAATATGAATCAGGGTACACAGTGTTAATCACTGGAAGGTCTTTGACTTTGAGAGGTGGAAGCTCTACCACTAGCTCTTCTAATTGAGAatctaataacaaaaaagtggcATATACATTAGAGATTTACAGTAATGttaatacaatatttttcacaataattttcataatagCTGATTTAACAAATTATTGATCGTCAAATCAACTCATTAACAAAACTAATTTATTGTTTACTACTCTTAACTTGCCAAAAGCGAAGGTAAAATGGTGATTAGttgaaaaaattatcttataagGCAACCGTATAGAGCATCCTCTCACAACATATGGGTCTCATAAATATGTAGAGcatatcaaataaaatagaggcacttcctaaaaataaaatatctcaTGAGATACTTTTTTGATTAGTTGAGCTCACCCATTAAGCGATACTTACCGACCAGCTCTCTTTTATAATTCAACCATGTCCTTTTCAATCTTGAGCTAATCTTGAGCTAAGCAAAAGTCATGAAAATTTGTGCTATAACCACTCAATCAACTcatttaacaacaaaaaaattaattgattcaATGTGAATGAACAATTTGCACTCAATTATATTTTGTCAAtgaatatcaaaaaaaaaaattacattttgtcaatacttaaaatttttaaaacttccaaaaaCATCCATCAGTCTCAACAATTGCAATCTAAgctataatttgaatttgatgtCATTCTCTTATGTGAAAGGATAATGTCACTGCCTAGGAGGGCGTAGCTACATGTAGGGGGAATGGGGAGAAGGGGTGTGGCctccccaaaattttaaattaaaattttcttttatagtatatataattaTCGAAAACTTTAAAGATTTAGCCTGCAAAATAGAAGTTGAGCCCTCCTTCCAAATATTTGGACTTTTAGTTAGTCCAATAGTgcttttataaaaatgaaaaaattccTCAATTAGCCTATGAAGAAAatgtagtttttgttttttaaaattcattttttaaatgtaaaatttgCACTTGTATTTATTAAAGTTTTGTATCACCCATGTCTTTGAAGACTATcaaattgaattattttattcactttgttagataattttgtaattcttattaaaaaagaaaatttttcaaatttcattataGAGATAGTAAAAGATTAAATTTATTCTAGGAAAGATTGTCAGTGAGCATAAATTTTATAAGACATACTAAGTTCtttttgttggtatttttgGATAAGTCATAAAAAATGGTaagtttttctaaaaattatctTGTGAATATTTATACGtcatagtttttaattttgtatttaatgattTATGAATTATGACTTACTTTAATATTAAAGtttttatatatctatatatagaGGAGTTTTATAAAAACTGGTTGCCTCATTGTTCCAGTGATGAAAGATATGCTTCGAGTCAACATTAATTGAAGCTATCTACTTTTAGgttaaaatatactttttattcctaaaatatATTCCAGTTTCTATTTTagtacttaaaatttttaagtgttttaTATTTATCctgatattttaaaaatgttttagtTTTCATCCTCTATCCACTTCTATTAAGCTtaaagacaaaaattaaaaattaggttATATTAACAAATGCCCGGCCATTTGTTTTGTTAATTgactattttgaaaaaaaaaattgataccaCTTctacgatatatatatatatataaattgtctataaaatcaattttttttcccttaaaaatttAATGATATTCCAGGGACAAAAATAGAACCACAATGATTTGGCCCTAAAATATAGAAATACTGTGTCTCAAAGAAATAATTGGATTAGTAAAAATGAGCAACCAAGAGCGATTCCTCATCATGTTCAGACTAGTATTGGATTGGATCCATCTAGACCtcattcttagttttttttctcacctATATCCTACACATAAATGAGAAGGAACAACATACCTTGTATGGGGAGGTAACCCCTTTCCCTTAGCAGTGGAAATGCAGCAAAAACAACCAAAGAGGAAAGACCACCAGTCCTCAAAACAACCCTTGGGAGCTTAAGACTGTCAGCGACAGCTTGAGTGAAGTAAAAGAGAGAATCTGAGATCAAACAAGAAATAGGTTCCTCTGAGGCATCAGACAAGAGCTTATCCATGCAGTCCCGGAAAGGATCTGTACATTTGATGTTGAGGAGTTTAACAAGAGCTACAAGATCTGATGAAGAGGCTTCAGATTCCAATAAGCCATCTGGGATGGAGTGGAATGTAAAGTTGGGATAATGTGAAGGGTTGAGAGAGTTGAAGTTTGTGTGTATTATGGTGATGGAGAAGCCCTTGGAGTGAAGAATGGTTGCAAGTAGTAGCATGGGGTTTATATGGCCTTGGAATGGCAATGGAAATAGTACCAATCTGCGGCCCTTCCTTTGATCCATTTGGATGTCTATTTGGTTCtccatatgattttttttttttttttggggtaaaaagGCTTTCATTAAAAACTAAACATTACAACTGAAAGGAGATACATAACGATCACAAGAAACCCCAGCAGCGTCAAGACTAGGCAGCATCGAACTCCATATGATTGTTGCTTCTATGTTGTTGTTGAAGACTTGCTtctatttatcaaaaaagagtCGCATAAATACCAAGATTGAGAACTGAAATGAGAAAGTCAGAGACACcctcaaaaataattttttgtagaCCAATCTAATAGAAAATTCCAGGTTtctgacccaaaaaaaaaaatcaaaatcaaaattccaTAGCCCGGAGCCACAAATTGAGCACCATTTTTAAGACTAATGAGATTACGTGTACAAACTGCTAGTTAGGTTACTTGTTACAATTGGATTCTAATTCTTAACCAGTGGACCCAATGGAATTTTCAACATTATTGAATCGGAGTTATGTATTGACCAAAGGGGGCTCTAGCCCCAGCTGGGCTCACGAGAATTTCCTTGGTATTAGTAGTATCAAACGATCAATGAGTGTCTTTGCCATAACTGACTTGAGTTTTTGGCCGTGTTTGAGTAGCTTTGCAACAAATGACTTgattagtaataaaaaaattaataaataaaagtggtGGCTAGACCCAAAGAGTGATTGTCTtacacccaaaaataaaaattgtgaacCGGTAGACCGTagaccttcttcttcttctttttccctatTTGTTTTACTGTCttagttttaatttataagtggttCTAACTTTCTAGGATTATAAACTATTTCATAACTTTTAGTCACAATTTTGATATGACAGATTGTGaacagttttctatcccttacacataaaccaataatttttctttatcacTCACACACTAGACACTACTACATCACagagtttgtgttgattttttttatcctatttccttttatttagcAAATATAATTAGCTTTTATAGTTAAAAATAggatttataataaaattgaagacAATTTTTAGACAAATTGCTGTAACATTTTGTAATGATTTTTGACCTTTAAAAGAATGTCGggttcttttttaataaataataatattgcaatttatttaaatagttattttgtatttttttttttttgttggcattTTGTTAGCACTAAATAAAtgttaatttagatttttatgagaaaaaaaaaaatcttttttaccTCGCCCTCCTTCAATTGAACTTCTCGCTCTGTCCCTGTTATTGATCAACACTAGTGCCCTTGCCTCTTCTTTAGAACCAAAACAGCAAactcacttcttcttcttctctttctttttaatgtgAAGCAAAC from Castanea sativa cultivar Marrone di Chiusa Pesio chromosome 6, ASM4071231v1 includes:
- the LOC142641072 gene encoding UDP-glycosyltransferase 76B1-like yields the protein MKAFLPQKKKKNHMENQIDIQMDQRKGRRLVLFPLPFQGHINPMLLLATILHSKGFSITIIHTNFNSLNPSHYPNFTFHSIPDGLLESEASSSDLVALVKLLNIKCTDPFRDCMDKLLSDASEEPISCLISDSLFYFTQAVADSLKLPRVVLRTGGLSSLVVFAAFPLLRERGYLPIQDSQLEELVVELPPLKVKDLPVINTVYPDSYYEIVACMVNESKASSGIILNSFEELELSELDTLRQEFPIPIFPIGPFHKYFLTSSSSSLLAQDQSSIAWLDKQASKSVIYASFGSLAALSEAQFLEIAWGLANSNQPFLWVVRPGLVRGSEWLESLPSGFLETLNGRAHIIKWAPQLEVLAHPAVGAFWTHNGWNSTLESICEGVPMICMPCFTDQKVNAKYVSQVWKVGLQLDNGLDRLEIERYIKRLMVEKEGEEIRDRISKLKEKAKFSLQQGGCSLQNVDSLVSHISKLESFIFQSQ